In Sporosarcina psychrophila, a genomic segment contains:
- a CDS encoding YggT family protein produces MENILGLIYKGITGAISIYSILLIIYILMSWIPASRETKFGIILGKITEPYLGFFRKFIPPLGMIDISPIVGIFALRFISDGVTAIFLMLL; encoded by the coding sequence ATGGAAAATATTTTAGGGTTAATTTATAAAGGAATAACAGGAGCAATATCGATTTACTCAATACTTCTTATTATCTATATACTAATGTCATGGATACCTGCTTCTCGTGAGACTAAGTTTGGTATAATACTTGGAAAGATTACCGAACCTTATTTAGGGTTTTTCAGAAAATTCATTCCACCTCTTGGAATGATTGACATTTCACCAATCGTTGGTATATTTGCGTTGAGGTTTATCTCTGATGGCGTTACAGCAATATTTTTGATGTTGTTATAA
- a CDS encoding cell division protein SepF, with protein MSIKNKFEKWFYLDDEEKEVQEQPRREEQRPAQEQPRSRAPMRKQVAGEPQQSATVVSLQSVQKSSKVILIEPRVYAEAQDISEHLKNKRAVVVNLQRIERDQGIRIVDFLSGTVYALGGDIQRIGTDIFLCVPENVEVAGAISDYFER; from the coding sequence ATGAGCATTAAAAACAAGTTTGAGAAATGGTTTTACCTAGACGACGAAGAAAAAGAAGTACAAGAACAGCCACGCCGGGAAGAACAGCGTCCTGCGCAGGAGCAGCCACGCAGCAGAGCACCAATGAGGAAGCAAGTAGCAGGCGAACCACAACAGTCAGCAACGGTTGTCAGCTTGCAAAGTGTCCAGAAGTCTTCCAAAGTTATTCTTATTGAGCCCCGTGTCTATGCTGAGGCGCAAGACATTTCTGAGCACTTGAAAAATAAGCGTGCAGTTGTTGTGAATTTACAGCGAATTGAGCGTGATCAAGGAATTCGAATTGTCGATTTCCTAAGCGGTACTGTTTATGCGCTTGGAGGAGACATCCAGCGAATTGGCACTGATATTTTCCTTTGCGTGCCGGAGAATGTGGAAGTTGCTGGTGCAATCTCCGATTATTTTGAACGATAG
- a CDS encoding YggS family pyridoxal phosphate-dependent enzyme — translation MGNLQQRIQKIEQDIQATCDRVGRNRSEITVVAVTKEVSTARTSAVLEENIRHLGENRPEGLLGKQETIQSGAIWHFIGNVQSRKVKEIINRIDYLHSVDRMSLVKEIHKRSNHVVDCFIQVNVSGESSKSGVTPAELDSFIEDVAAYDKIRIIGLMTMAPFTKDMDEIRSVFRSLRELRDGISAKKLPHAPCTQLSMGMSNDFIIAIEEGATHVRIGTALVGAESEGDV, via the coding sequence ATGGGAAATCTACAGCAACGAATACAAAAAATCGAACAAGATATACAAGCAACTTGTGACCGCGTAGGTCGAAACAGATCTGAAATTACGGTCGTTGCTGTTACGAAGGAAGTTTCGACAGCAAGAACATCTGCGGTGCTGGAAGAAAACATCCGACATCTTGGCGAAAATCGACCTGAAGGCCTACTAGGGAAACAGGAAACGATACAAAGTGGTGCCATCTGGCATTTCATCGGTAATGTTCAAAGCAGAAAAGTGAAAGAAATCATCAATCGAATTGACTATTTACATTCTGTTGATCGAATGAGTTTGGTTAAGGAAATTCATAAGCGTTCCAATCATGTTGTTGATTGTTTCATTCAAGTGAATGTTTCTGGTGAATCAAGTAAATCAGGTGTAACACCAGCTGAACTTGATAGCTTTATTGAAGATGTGGCGGCTTATGATAAAATTCGAATTATAGGTTTAATGACAATGGCTCCTTTCACAAAGGATATGGATGAGATTCGTTCCGTATTCCGCTCGTTAAGGGAGCTTCGAGACGGCATCTCGGCAAAAAAATTGCCACATGCACCTTGTACTCAATTGTCCATGGGAATGTCAAATGATTTCATTATCGCTATTGAAGAAGGTGCAACTCATGTAAGAATCGGGACTGCACTTGTCGGAGCAGAAAGCGAGGGAGACGTATGA
- a CDS encoding PRC-barrel domain-containing protein: MRFSEIQKKEVIDATKGTFLGFVQDATIDTVTGKVESLHVGGGERNSFFDTKDKDTKKVNLKEITTIGKDIVLVGKKNAEK, from the coding sequence ATGAGGTTTTCAGAAATACAAAAAAAAGAAGTTATCGACGCTACTAAAGGAACGTTCCTTGGATTCGTCCAGGATGCAACAATTGACACTGTAACTGGAAAAGTTGAATCCTTGCACGTAGGTGGTGGAGAACGGAACAGTTTTTTTGATACAAAAGACAAGGATACGAAAAAGGTCAATCTTAAAGAGATTACAACAATCGGTAAAGATATTGTGCTTGTGGGCAAAAAGAATGCAGAAAAATGA